The proteins below are encoded in one region of Micromonospora yangpuensis:
- a CDS encoding enolase C-terminal domain-like protein: MRPPSGDVQLSVRREPLRFVEPVRSARGVLAAVDTCIVTIAHGGIVAHGEGQPTAYGGVSLDEVIETLGAQGAQVLGRDLGDPEAVLDRIEAWDAPAAARMALDGAVHDWIGKAAGQPTWKLLGMPRGFGPTVYTISIASPEEAVHAVRNAPPVGAFKVKVGSAEDLAVLVAIRKVTDLPVRVDANESWDLATARDLTPHLRRLDIHLIEQPFPTTAIDDFHRYREVPGRLPVYLDEGCTDAASVVAAASYADGMVVKLSKAGGIRGSRRAMEAARRAGLGVMVSCLCESELGISQAAQLAPLADHVDLDGHLYLLDPPFRGLGLADGRIVLGEGPGLGVVPTG; encoded by the coding sequence ATGCGCCCGCCGTCCGGTGACGTCCAGCTGTCCGTACGCCGGGAACCCTTGCGGTTCGTCGAACCGGTGCGAAGCGCCCGCGGCGTGCTCGCCGCCGTCGACACCTGCATCGTCACCATCGCCCACGGCGGCATCGTCGCCCACGGCGAAGGGCAACCGACGGCGTACGGCGGAGTGTCCCTGGACGAGGTCATCGAGACGCTCGGCGCGCAGGGCGCGCAGGTCCTGGGTCGCGACCTCGGCGATCCGGAGGCCGTCCTCGACCGGATCGAGGCCTGGGACGCGCCGGCCGCGGCCCGGATGGCGCTCGACGGCGCGGTGCACGACTGGATCGGTAAGGCCGCCGGCCAACCCACCTGGAAGTTGCTCGGGATGCCTCGGGGGTTCGGGCCGACGGTGTACACCATCAGCATCGCCAGTCCCGAGGAGGCGGTACACGCCGTGCGCAACGCGCCCCCGGTGGGTGCCTTCAAGGTGAAGGTCGGCAGCGCCGAGGATCTCGCGGTCCTGGTGGCCATCCGGAAGGTCACCGACCTGCCGGTACGTGTCGACGCCAACGAGTCCTGGGACCTCGCGACCGCCCGTGATCTCACGCCCCACCTGCGCCGGCTCGACATCCACCTGATCGAGCAGCCATTTCCCACCACCGCGATCGACGACTTCCACCGCTACCGGGAGGTGCCGGGCCGGCTGCCGGTCTACCTCGACGAGGGCTGCACCGACGCGGCCAGCGTCGTCGCGGCGGCGTCGTACGCCGATGGCATGGTCGTCAAACTGAGCAAGGCCGGTGGAATCCGGGGCAGCCGGCGGGCGATGGAGGCCGCCCGGCGCGCCGGCCTCGGGGTCATGGTCAGCTGTCTGTGCGAGTCGGAACTCGGCATCAGCCAGGCCGCCCAGCTCGCGCCGCTGGCGGACCACGTCGACCTCGACGGTCATCTCTACCTCCTGGATCCCCCGTTCCGGGGGCTCGGCCTCGCCGACGGCCGGATCGTGCTGGGGGAGGGCCCCGGCCTGGGAGTGGTCCCCACGGGCTGA